A genomic window from Punica granatum isolate Tunisia-2019 chromosome 2, ASM765513v2, whole genome shotgun sequence includes:
- the LOC116194924 gene encoding auxin-responsive protein SAUR24-like, with amino-acid sequence MAIGLSGVSHAKRVLRHSLSFGREGMSSKTPKGHLAVYVGEEEKKRYMVPISYLNHPLFQDLLNRAEEEFGYHHPMGGLTFPCTEETFIDLVSQLSGL; translated from the coding sequence ATGGCAATCGGTCTCTCCGGTGTTTCTCATGCTAAGCGGGTTCTTCGGCATTCACTTTCGTTTGGTAGAGAAGGAATGTCTTCAAAAACCCCGAAAGGCCATCTTGCAGTTTATGttggagaggaagagaagaagagatatATGGTGCCGATATCGTACCTGAACCACCCCTTGTTTCAAGACTTGCTTAACAGAGCAGAGGAGGAATTCGGGTACCATCACCCAATGGGCGGACTCACGTTTCCCTGCACAGAGGAAACATTTATTGATCTCGTTTCTCAGTTGAGTGGATTGTGA
- the LOC116194723 gene encoding auxin-responsive protein SAUR50-like has translation MAQRKSSRLTHSTVLRQILKRCSSLGKKHLEYDDDGLPLDVPKGHFAVYVGENRSRYIVPISFLTHPEFQSLLQRAEEEFGFDHDMGLTIPCEEVVFRSLTSMLR, from the coding sequence ATGGCTCAAAGGAAATCCAGCAGGCTGACACACTCAACGGTCCTCAGGCAGATCCTCAAGAGGTGCTCGAGCCTCGGCAAGAAGCACCTCGAGTACGACGATGACGGCCTCCCCTTGGACGTCCCCAAGGGCCACTTCGCGGTCTACGTGGGCGAGAACCGCAGCCGGTACATCGTCCCCATCTCCTTCCTCACCCACCCCGAGTTCCAGTCCCTCCTCCAGCGCGCCGAGGAGGAGTTTGGGTTCGACCACGACATGGGCCTCACCATCCCTTGCGAGGAGGTCGTCTTCCGGTCTCTCACTTCCATGCTAAGATAA
- the LOC116194705 gene encoding auxin-responsive protein SAUR24-like, with product MAIRLLSISNAKRVLRRSLSIGREGSSSKPLKGQLAVYVGEEEKKRYMVRISYLNHPLFQDLLSRAEEEFGYDHPMGRLTIPCTEDTFLDLLSQLSEL from the coding sequence ATGGCCATCCGTCTCTTGAGTATTTCTAATGCTAAGCGGGTTCTTCGGCGATCACTTTCAATAGGTAGAGAAGGATCATCATCGAAACCCCTGAAAGGCCAACTAGCAGTTTATGttggagaggaagagaagaagagatatATGGTGCGGATATCATACCTGAACCATCCTTTGTTCCAGGACCTGCTTAGCAGAGCCGAGGAAGAATTTGGGTACGATCATCCCATGGGCAGACTCACTATTCCCTGCACAGAGGACACATTCCTTGATCTCCTTTCTCAGTTGAGTGAATTATGA
- the LOC116194507 gene encoding auxin-responsive protein SAUR24-like codes for MAIGLSAVSHAKQVLRRSLSFGREGMSSKPPKGQLAVYVGEQEKRRYMVPVSYLNQPLFQDLLSRAEEEFGYDHPMGGLTIPCSEDTFVDLISQMSEL; via the coding sequence ATGGCAATTGGTCTCTCTGCTGTTTCTCATGCCAAGCAGGTTCTCCGGCGCTCTCTTTCATTCGGTAGAGAAGGAATGTCCTCAAAACCCCCGAAAGGCCAGCTTGCAGTTTACGTTGGAGAGCAAGAGAAGAGGAGATATATGGTGCCAGTCTCGTACCTGAACCAGCCTTTGTTCCAGGACTTGCTCAGTAGAGCTGAGGAGGAATTTGGGTATGATCATCCCATGGGAGGACTCACGATTCCCTGTTCAGAGGACACGTTTGTTGATCTCATTTCTCAGATGAGTGAACTGTga
- the LOC116196626 gene encoding auxin-responsive protein SAUR23-like encodes MAIGLSSVSHVKRVLQRSLSFGGEGMYSKPPKGQLAVYVGKEERKRYMVPISYLNHPLFQDLLSRAEEEFGYDHPMGGLSIPCTEETFVDLISQLSLR; translated from the coding sequence ATGGCAATCGGTCTCTCCAGTGTTTCTCATGTTAAGAGGGTTCTCCAGCGTTCACTTTCTTTCGGCGGAGAAGGAATGTATTCGAAACCCCCGAAAGGCCAACTTGCAGTTTATGTTGGCaaggaagagaggaagagataTATGGTGCCGATATCATACCTGAACCACCCTTTGTTCCAGGACTTGCTCAGTAGAGCAGAGGAGGAATTCGGGTACGACCATCCCATGGGCGGACTCTCTATTCCCTGCACAGAGGAGACATTTGTCGACCTCATTTCTCAGTTGAGTCTGAGATGA
- the LOC116196624 gene encoding pentatricopeptide repeat-containing protein At2g13600-like isoform X2 — MSERTHSQVAHVLDPITTFLNRCAQSKNSIAIKKLHCHLLRTGLLFSSVAFHAKLILSYALCHQSNDLKLSNFFKFIDPTNALPFNILISDFSKNGLCSNALKTFSFMHSNGVPLDSYDMCSTLTASTSSQSFGFGTQVHALVGKQGWSSSVFVGSALIDLYAKSSLVNEAAKMFDEMPVRNTVCANALLLGFTEAKMWNEVLGVARNMPELNMSYDNYTFSAILRSCIGLSAVELGAFGRNGYYKEVIQMYEEMLMRGIIPDEIVFVTVLSACARTGQVERGIQYFESMTGEYGLTPCEEHYSCLIDLLSRAGELGKAQSLVDEMLLKGFVGGVSMWGALLNACLDRGNFELGKFAAQKALDLDPQNMGVYTMLSNLYAKFGMWDEIELLRASTKRRGLNKDIGCSWIEVTV; from the exons ATGTCCGAGCGAACGCATAGCCAAGTTGCCCATGTTCTCGATCCGATCACCACATTCTTGAACCGATGTGCCCAGAGCAAGAACTCCATCGCCATCAAGAAGCTGCACTGCCATCTTCTGAGGACGGGTCTGCTGTTCTCCTCCGTCGCCTTCCACGCGAAGCTTATCTTGTCCTACGCCTTGTGCCACCAGAGCAACGACCTCAAGCTGTCTAATTTCTTCAAATTCATCGACCCCACCAACGCCCTCCCCTTCAACATCCTCATCTCTGATTTTTCCAAAAATGGGTTATGCTCCAACGCTCTAAAGACGTTCTCTTTCATGCACTCCAATGGCGTTCCTTTGGATAGCTATGACATGTGCAGCACTCTGACAGCTTCAACTAGCAGCCAAAGCTTCGGTTTCGGTACGCAGGTTCATGCCCTCGTGGGGAAGCAGGGTTGGTCATCTAGTGTCTTTGTGGGCAGTGCTCTGATCGATTTGTACGCGAAATCATCACTTGTCAACGAAGCAGCTAAGATGTTCGATGAAATGCCCGTGAGGAATACTGTTTGCGCGAATGCCCTCTTGTTGGGTTTTACTGAGGCTAAGATGTGGAATGAGGTCCTTGGTGTTGCTAGGAACATGCCTGAATTGAATATGAGCTATGATAACTACACTTTTTCGGCCATATTGCGCTCATGTATCGGGTTATCAGCGGTCGAATTGG GTGCATTTGGACGAAATGGGTATTACAAAGAAGTGATCCAAATGTACGAAGAAATGCTTATGAGAGGGATAATACCCGACGAAATTGTGTTCGTGACTGTTCTCTCAGCATGTGCTCGAACAGGCCAAGTAGAAAGGGGAATCCAGTATTTTGAATCCATGACTGGGGAATATGGATTGACTCCTTGCGAAGAGCACTACAGCTGCCTCATTGATCTGCTCTctagggccggtgagttgggCAAGGCTCAGAGTTTGGTGGATGAGATGCTTCTCAAAGGGTTTGTTGGTGGTGTTTCAATGTGGGGGGCTCTGCTGAATGCATGCTTGGACCGTGGGAATTTCGAACTGGGCAAATTCGCAGCTCAGAAGGCACTGGATTTGGATCCTCAGAACATGGGAGTTTACACAATGCTCTCAAACTTGTATGCAAAGTTTGGTATGTGGGATGAGATTGAACTTCTGAGGGCTTCGACAAAAAGGAGGGGATTAAACAAAGATATTGGGTGTAGTTGGATTGAGGTCACAGTTTGA
- the LOC116194508 gene encoding auxin-responsive protein SAUR21-like: MAIRLSGVSHAKRVLRRSLSIGREGTSSKPPKGQLAVYIGEEEKKKCMVPISYLNQPLFQDLLSRAEEEFGYNHPMGGLTIPCTEETFRDLISQLSEL, encoded by the coding sequence ATGGCCATCCGTCTGTCAGGTGTTTCTCATGCTAAGCGGGTTCTTCGGCGTTCACTTTCAATCGGTAGAGAAGGAACATCATCAAAACCTCCAAAAGGCCAACTTGCAGTTTACAttggagaggaagagaagaagaaatgcaTGGTGCCAATATCATACCTGAACCAGCCTTTGTTTCAGGACTTGCTTAGCAGAGCCGAGGAGGAATTCGGGTATAATCATCCCATGGGTGGACTCACTATTCCCTGCACAGAGGAGACATTCCGTGATCTCATTTCTCAGTTGAGTGAGTTGTGA
- the LOC116196624 gene encoding pentatricopeptide repeat-containing protein At2g13600-like isoform X1 — MSERTHSQVAHVLDPITTFLNRCAQSKNSIAIKKLHCHLLRTGLLFSSVAFHAKLILSYALCHQSNDLKLSNFFKFIDPTNALPFNILISDFSKNGLCSNALKTFSFMHSNGVPLDSYDMCSTLTASTSSQSFGFGTQVHALVGKQGWSSSVFVGSALIDLYAKSSLVNEAAKMFDEMPVRNTVCANALLLGFTEAKMWNEVLGVARNMPELNMSYDNYTFSAILRSCIGLSAVELGRQVHCCIVRNIHYTENDVFLQSSLIEMYGKCGFVKKALLLFNALGNGRKSDLVLWTSMLGAFGRNGYYKEVIQMYEEMLMRGIIPDEIVFVTVLSACARTGQVERGIQYFESMTGEYGLTPCEEHYSCLIDLLSRAGELGKAQSLVDEMLLKGFVGGVSMWGALLNACLDRGNFELGKFAAQKALDLDPQNMGVYTMLSNLYAKFGMWDEIELLRASTKRRGLNKDIGCSWIEVTV, encoded by the coding sequence ATGTCCGAGCGAACGCATAGCCAAGTTGCCCATGTTCTCGATCCGATCACCACATTCTTGAACCGATGTGCCCAGAGCAAGAACTCCATCGCCATCAAGAAGCTGCACTGCCATCTTCTGAGGACGGGTCTGCTGTTCTCCTCCGTCGCCTTCCACGCGAAGCTTATCTTGTCCTACGCCTTGTGCCACCAGAGCAACGACCTCAAGCTGTCTAATTTCTTCAAATTCATCGACCCCACCAACGCCCTCCCCTTCAACATCCTCATCTCTGATTTTTCCAAAAATGGGTTATGCTCCAACGCTCTAAAGACGTTCTCTTTCATGCACTCCAATGGCGTTCCTTTGGATAGCTATGACATGTGCAGCACTCTGACAGCTTCAACTAGCAGCCAAAGCTTCGGTTTCGGTACGCAGGTTCATGCCCTCGTGGGGAAGCAGGGTTGGTCATCTAGTGTCTTTGTGGGCAGTGCTCTGATCGATTTGTACGCGAAATCATCACTTGTCAACGAAGCAGCTAAGATGTTCGATGAAATGCCCGTGAGGAATACTGTTTGCGCGAATGCCCTCTTGTTGGGTTTTACTGAGGCTAAGATGTGGAATGAGGTCCTTGGTGTTGCTAGGAACATGCCTGAATTGAATATGAGCTATGATAACTACACTTTTTCGGCCATATTGCGCTCATGTATCGGGTTATCAGCGGTCGAATTGGGTAGGCAGGTTCACTGTTGTATTGTTCGTAATATTCACTACACCGAAAATGACGTTTTTCTGCAGAGTTCTCTGATTGAAATGTATGGGAAGTGCGGCTTTGTCAAGAAAGCTCTGCTATTGTTTAATGCTCTGGGAAATGGAAGAAAGTCTGACCTCGTTCTATGGACTTCAATGCTAGGTGCATTTGGACGAAATGGGTATTACAAAGAAGTGATCCAAATGTACGAAGAAATGCTTATGAGAGGGATAATACCCGACGAAATTGTGTTCGTGACTGTTCTCTCAGCATGTGCTCGAACAGGCCAAGTAGAAAGGGGAATCCAGTATTTTGAATCCATGACTGGGGAATATGGATTGACTCCTTGCGAAGAGCACTACAGCTGCCTCATTGATCTGCTCTctagggccggtgagttgggCAAGGCTCAGAGTTTGGTGGATGAGATGCTTCTCAAAGGGTTTGTTGGTGGTGTTTCAATGTGGGGGGCTCTGCTGAATGCATGCTTGGACCGTGGGAATTTCGAACTGGGCAAATTCGCAGCTCAGAAGGCACTGGATTTGGATCCTCAGAACATGGGAGTTTACACAATGCTCTCAAACTTGTATGCAAAGTTTGGTATGTGGGATGAGATTGAACTTCTGAGGGCTTCGACAAAAAGGAGGGGATTAAACAAAGATATTGGGTGTAGTTGGATTGAGGTCACAGTTTGA